In Halococcus salifodinae DSM 8989, one DNA window encodes the following:
- a CDS encoding DUF3179 domain-containing protein, with product MNVRQVVPKDAIPSIDDPAFDTDYFGDPDDLVIVVESDAASVPPRAYPIRVLHYHEIVNDATGDRPIAVTWCPLCASAIVYDAAVDKRVLTFGVSGKLADDDLVMYDRETDAEWKQSTGECLAGAFEGRSLSVLPAGTYSYEGFAAEYPDGVVLQPPGGESEAASDDDAPATIRYDVEPYDSYFTGEGFGLDAHRDSDGGATRTWDRTDLAPKAVVLGVERDGEACGFPLERVREAGGVVETTVGETDVVVFATADTIHAFKQPGHAFESTDDSQTVRADGTEWDVETGRGADGRQLERLPTRRLFAFAWQDDHGPEAFFDG from the coding sequence ATGAACGTCCGACAGGTCGTCCCGAAGGACGCGATCCCCAGCATCGACGATCCGGCGTTCGATACCGACTACTTCGGCGATCCCGACGACCTGGTGATCGTCGTCGAGTCCGATGCCGCGTCCGTTCCGCCGCGGGCGTACCCGATCCGGGTGTTGCACTACCACGAGATCGTGAACGACGCGACCGGTGATCGACCGATCGCGGTCACGTGGTGTCCGCTCTGTGCCAGCGCGATCGTCTACGATGCCGCTGTCGACAAGCGGGTGCTAACCTTCGGCGTCTCGGGCAAGCTCGCCGACGACGACCTCGTGATGTACGACCGCGAGACCGACGCCGAGTGGAAGCAGTCGACCGGCGAGTGTCTCGCGGGCGCGTTCGAGGGCCGATCGCTCTCGGTGCTCCCGGCCGGAACCTACTCCTATGAGGGGTTCGCCGCGGAGTATCCCGATGGCGTGGTGCTCCAGCCACCCGGCGGGGAGAGCGAGGCGGCGAGCGACGACGATGCGCCGGCGACGATCCGGTACGACGTCGAACCGTACGACTCGTACTTCACAGGCGAGGGGTTCGGCCTCGACGCCCACCGCGACAGCGACGGCGGGGCGACGCGGACGTGGGATCGGACGGATCTCGCGCCGAAAGCGGTGGTGCTGGGCGTTGAGCGCGACGGCGAGGCGTGCGGATTCCCGCTGGAGCGCGTCCGCGAGGCGGGCGGCGTGGTCGAGACGACCGTCGGCGAGACCGACGTCGTGGTGTTCGCGACTGCCGACACCATCCACGCCTTCAAGCAGCCAGGCCATGCGTTCGAATCCACCGACGACTCCCAGACCGTCCGGGCCGACGGCACCGAATGGGACGTCGAGACGGGCCGTGGGGCCGACGGGAGACAGCTCGAACGCTTGCCGACCCGACGCCTGTTCGCATTCGCGTGGCAGGACGACCACGGTCCCGAGGCCTTCTTCGACGGCTGA
- a CDS encoding hydantoinase/oxoprolinase family protein: MASNLGVDVGGTFTDVIVFDEDTHELTIDKVLSTPANPSEGVLAGVEEATGKAGASVADLELLFHGTTVVTNMLLEETGSRVGLITSAGHEDILHLARAWTPGPLYGWMDMEKPDPLADLVDTRGVSGTISSPEGKVTEPLDEAAVRETVRDLADRGVESLTVALLNSYLNPTHEERVREIVAEEAPELPVSISAEIVPEYGEYERTLTTVINDYARPHVIDYLDELDAALESAGSTATMNVVRSDGGLMSSGAAKNHPVELALSGPSGGVVGAATIAEKKGVPDVLTLDMGGTSTDVSLVEDYTAETTRQTKVGYREFKSRAVDVNTVGAGGGSIARVQLSGSLQVGPESSGADPGPACYGQGGEEPTVTDANVVLGRIPPMVQLGGTMELDREAAHEVIEDIADERGSSVEEAAQAILDIVNENMHSALRVVSVERGYDPREFGLVAFGGAGPMHANALADVMGAYPLVVPPGPGVMSAFGFLTSDVQNEFSETYLETDRDVDGDDVHAELLALREEATDWLDSEGVDEADHVFEYYADCRYFRQDIQMSIPIDLDNLRSETGLAEIKADFEERHDRRFGFSLDAPLEIANLRVIGKGTVEGVTIEEHDLTEEVPSAAKVDTDEVYFDGEYHETGIYDRAELLPGNELNGPAIVVADDATIVVQPDHVATVDRYANVEINRGGGA; this comes from the coding sequence ATGGCATCCAATCTCGGCGTCGACGTCGGTGGCACCTTCACCGACGTCATCGTGTTCGACGAAGACACTCACGAACTCACGATCGACAAAGTGCTGTCAACGCCGGCGAATCCATCGGAGGGCGTGCTCGCCGGCGTGGAGGAGGCGACCGGGAAGGCCGGCGCGTCGGTGGCCGATCTGGAGCTGCTCTTCCACGGAACGACGGTCGTGACAAACATGCTGCTCGAAGAGACCGGCTCGCGCGTCGGCCTCATCACCTCAGCGGGCCACGAAGACATCCTTCACCTCGCGCGGGCGTGGACGCCTGGCCCGCTGTACGGCTGGATGGACATGGAGAAGCCCGATCCGCTCGCCGACCTCGTGGACACGCGTGGGGTCTCGGGCACGATCAGCTCACCCGAGGGAAAAGTGACCGAGCCGCTTGACGAGGCCGCGGTCCGCGAGACGGTGCGCGACCTCGCCGACAGGGGCGTCGAATCGCTGACCGTCGCGCTGCTCAACTCGTATCTCAACCCGACACACGAGGAGCGCGTCCGGGAGATCGTCGCTGAGGAAGCGCCGGAGCTGCCGGTGTCGATCTCGGCGGAGATCGTCCCCGAGTACGGCGAGTATGAGCGGACGCTCACGACGGTCATCAACGACTACGCGCGCCCGCACGTCATCGACTATCTCGACGAACTCGACGCCGCGCTCGAAAGTGCTGGATCGACGGCGACGATGAACGTCGTCCGCTCGGACGGCGGGCTGATGAGCTCCGGGGCGGCGAAAAATCATCCCGTCGAGCTCGCGCTCTCGGGCCCGAGCGGTGGCGTAGTCGGTGCGGCGACCATCGCGGAGAAGAAGGGTGTGCCGGACGTGCTGACCCTCGATATGGGCGGCACCTCGACTGACGTCTCGCTCGTCGAGGACTACACGGCCGAGACGACCCGCCAGACGAAGGTCGGCTACCGCGAGTTCAAGTCCCGGGCCGTCGACGTGAACACCGTCGGGGCCGGCGGCGGCTCGATCGCCCGCGTCCAGCTCAGCGGCTCGCTCCAGGTCGGCCCGGAGAGCTCCGGTGCGGACCCCGGTCCGGCCTGCTACGGCCAGGGCGGCGAGGAGCCGACGGTGACCGACGCCAACGTCGTTCTCGGGCGCATCCCACCGATGGTACAGCTCGGCGGGACGATGGAGCTCGACCGCGAGGCTGCCCACGAGGTCATCGAGGACATCGCCGACGAGCGCGGGAGTTCGGTCGAGGAGGCCGCACAGGCCATTCTCGACATCGTGAACGAGAACATGCACAGCGCGCTCCGGGTCGTCTCGGTCGAGCGCGGCTACGACCCGCGCGAGTTCGGCCTCGTCGCTTTCGGCGGTGCCGGCCCGATGCACGCCAACGCGCTCGCCGACGTGATGGGTGCCTATCCACTGGTCGTCCCGCCGGGACCGGGCGTGATGAGTGCCTTCGGCTTCCTCACGAGCGACGTCCAGAACGAGTTCTCCGAGACCTATCTCGAAACCGACCGCGACGTCGACGGCGACGATGTCCACGCCGAACTGCTGGCGCTCCGCGAGGAGGCGACCGACTGGCTCGACTCGGAGGGCGTCGACGAGGCCGACCACGTCTTCGAGTACTACGCCGACTGCCGGTACTTCCGCCAGGACATCCAGATGTCGATCCCCATCGATCTCGACAACCTCCGGAGCGAGACGGGCCTCGCCGAAATCAAGGCCGATTTCGAGGAGCGTCACGACAGGCGGTTCGGCTTCTCGCTCGACGCACCCCTCGAAATCGCCAACCTCCGCGTCATCGGGAAAGGTACTGTCGAGGGTGTCACCATCGAGGAACACGACCTGACCGAGGAGGTCCCGAGTGCGGCGAAGGTCGACACCGACGAGGTCTACTTCGACGGCGAGTACCACGAGACCGGGATCTACGACCGCGCGGAGCTGTTGCCTGGCAATGAACTCAACGGCCCGGCGATCGTGGTCGCGGACGACGCGACCATCGTGGTACAGCCCGATCACGTCGCGACGGTCGATCGCTACGCCAACGTCGAGATCAACCGAGGTGGTGGCGCATGA